The nucleotide sequence ATACCGCCGCGATCGCCCCCTGGAGTTCTGGAATTTATACCCTGTCGGGTGTGGTACGTCACCCCCAGATGCCCGTGGTCACGACCAATGAGTTGCCCGTTGCCCTGGCACCAACCATTGTGCAGATCTCGCCAATCACCGCTCCGCGTGGCAATGTCACCCTTACCCTCGCCTGTGTGCCACCAATACAATCCACCCAGCGGGTAACGCTGTTGTGGGGCGATCGCGAAATTCTGGCAGAATCCCTCACGCCTGCACTAACCTTCCAGATTCGGGATGCCCAGCCCGGTCAGTATGTGATTCGCTTGCGGGTCGATCGCGTCGATAGCCTGCCGATCGATTTTGCGACTCGTCCGCTGCAATTTGACAGTAACCAGACGGTGACGATCACATGATGCAAGCAACTCCCTGGTATGAAGCCAATTCCCGCTATCTGTTGACCGCGATCGACTGGTTGCGACTGCGGCTCCAGCGCATGATGCCCGATACCACGGTGACGGAGGAAGCCATTGCCCGCGCCAGAGAGCAGATGGTCAACGCCGCCATGACCGATCCACCACCAGCCCTGATCACTTTGAGTTCTGTGTTGGGACTGACTGAGTTTGAACAATCCCTGTTGTTGCTGTGTGCCGCAATGGAACTGGATACCGAAATCACCAGTTTTTGTGCCAGAATTCAGGGCGAGTCCCAGCGCTATCCAACCTATGCCCTGGCCCTGGGGCTGTTCGATCAGCCCGTGTGGGATGTGGTTTCGCCAGAACGTCCGTTGCGCTCCTGGCGGCTGATCGAAATTCATCAATCAGGGGTTAACCCTTTAACGGTCAGTCCCCTGAAAGCAGATGAGCGGATCGTCAATTACCTGAAAGGGTTGAATTACCTGGACGATCGCCTGAGTTCCCTGTTGTCTCCAGTCACCATTCCTGTCACCGCAGAATCCCCCTCACAGTTACTTTCCCCATCGCAACAGCAGGTGGCAAAGGAAATTGCCCGGCAGGTGGATGCCATCTCCCACTGGCACCAGGTACCCCTGATTCACCTCCTGGGCAGCGATCGCACCAGCAAACAATTAATTGCACTGTCGGTAGCGGCGCAGATGGAAATGCCACTGTACCGGATGCGAGTAGAATTGCTGCCCACCCATGCCTCGGAGTTAGAAACGCTGATTCGCCTGTGGCAGCGGGAAATGCAGTTGTTTCCGGTGGCGCTGTATCTGGATGGGCAGGCGATCGAAGGCAGCCATCCCAATAATGCCGCCGCCGCGCTACGGGCCTTTTTAGACAGCACCCATGGGCTGTTTTTCCTGGATTTACGGGAACAAAGTGGAACGTTTGATCAGCCAATGCTGTCGTTTGAAGTGGCAAAACCGACGCCAATAGAGCAATGGCAGACCTGGCAACAGATTCTGGGCAATCAAGAAACCACAGCAGTGTTAGCCAGCCAGTTTAATTTGAATCTGAGTGAAATTCTGCAAATTGCCAGCACAGCCCAGGCGGAGTCTGCCCCCTCCCGGTCAGCGACCGATCGCCTGTGGCAGGGTTGTCTGGTACGAACTCGTCCCCGCCTGGACACACTGGCCCAACGGCTGGATACCAGGGCAACCTGGGATGATCTGGTCTTACCGGCAGCGGAAACCGCTTTATTGCAGCAGATTGCATCCCAGATCCGGCATCGCAGCACTGTGTATGATGAGTGGGGTTTCCGGAGTCGCATGAACCGGGGGTTAGGGGTAAATGCTCTGTTTGCCGGGGAGAGTGGCACAGGGAAAACAATGGCAGCAGAGGTCATCGCCAATGAGTTACGGTTGAATCTGTACCGGATTGATCTCTCCTCCGTGGTGAGTAAATACATTGGGGAAACAGAGAAAAACCTGCGAAAGCTATTTGATGCGGCGGAAGATGGCGGGGCAATTTTGTTTTTTGATGAAGCAGATGCCTTATTTGGTAAGCGCAGTGAGGTGAAGGATAGTCACGATCGCTACGCCAACATCGAAATTAATTATCTGCTACAACGCATTGAAGCCTACAGTGGTTTAGCCATTCTGGCAACAAATTTGAAAGCATCGATGGATAGTGCTTTTCTACGGCGATTACGCTTTATTGTCAATTTTCCGTTTCCGTCCCAGGCAGATCGGCAACGGATGTGGGAAAAGGTGTTTCCACCCCAGCTTCCCAAAGCATCCGATTTAGATTACGCCTGGTTAGGGCGAATGCAATTGACGGGCGGCAGCATTATCAACATCGCCTTAAATGCGGCATTTGCCGCCGCCGCCAGTCCAGAGCGGCAGATTACTATGCCGTTAGTCCTGGCAGCCGCCAGAAGCGAATTTCGTAAGCTCGATCGCCCTGTGAACGAGGCAGATTTTAATTGGAAAGCGCCTGCACCTGTTGGAGCCAGTTGAGCATAGACCTTTTCAACGGTGTGAGATACAGTGAGGGTGCTCTGCACCTTCACTGTATCCTACATTCCCATACCTCACGGATTAAAGATCTCCAACTTCTCGAAGAAGTTGGAGATCTGAGCAGGCGCATCTGGCTTAATTCAGTGACATTCCGCTACAGTTAATGGGACAAAGAGATCTGGAAAGGTTGCGAACCCTTCAAATTCCCATGATTGAATGGATCGCCGACACCCCTGTAAGGATAGACTGGCCTGGTTTTAGATTGGTTCAAAATTAGAGAAAGCTTTTCAGACACACATCAGACACACAGAAGATCTACTGCCTATCCGGTTTTCATATTCCCACGGAGAATCTTTACGCAACTTTTAAGCAGCACAGGATTGTTCACCGATGTCATCTAATCCTTTCACATAAAGGGTTTCAGCCTGATCACTGACATCGATCTCAGAAGAACTGCTCCCAACACTCCGGTATAAAGTTGCTAGCATCGGGTTGTTAACTCTTTCCAGGGGTAGATTTTGCCTGCCCAACGCCTGAACAGCTTGACAGAACGTCTCTGTTTCTATGAATGTAGAAGAGTATTACAAAATGTATAGCGCCTGTATGCTATCACCGCTCAGTTTTTCAAAGAACCCTCTGAGCAAAGGTTGCGTGATATTCAGTGGAGAGCTGAATGCGATCGCCTTCAAAATCTAATCAAAAGTTTGAGAGCAAACCCCCAATGAAATCAGAAGCATTGATTCAATGAGAGGAACTGTAATGCTCAAACATCCCCGTATTGTGGTTATAGGCGCCGGGTTTGGCGGATTGCAGGCAGCTCAGTCGTTAGCGAATTCTGGTGCAGATGTGTTATTGATTGATCGCAATAATTATCATTTGTTTGTGCCGTTACTTTATCAGGTAGCAACGGCGCAACTGGCACCTGACCTGGTTGCGTACCCAATTCGCACCATTCTGCGACGAGCCACTAATCTTCAGTTCTTGCAGGCAGAAGTTCAGAAAATTGACTTCTCAGAGCAGATTATCAAGGTAGGAGATGCTGTTGTACCCTACAATTTTCTGGTCCTAGCGACCGGCAGCCAAACCAGGTATTTGGGGGTTCCGGGTGCGGCGGAGTATGCGTTTTCAATGAGAACTCTGGAAGAAGCTGTTGCACTACGAAATCACCTGTTTTCTTGCTTTGAGCAGGCCAGCCATGAACCCGATCCGGTGCGGCGGGAACGGTTGCTTACCGTCGCAATCGTCGGTGGGGGAGCAACCGGGGTCGAAATGGCAGGTGCTTTGATTGAGATGTTTCGTACCCTGCGAAAAGACTATCCCACCCTGGATTGGCAACAGGTGAGGTTGTTACTGGTGCAGTCGGGCGATCGCCTGTTACCAGACCTGCCCCGGCAATTGGGGGAATACACCTGTAAACGGCTGCGCCAGCTTGGGGTCGAAGTCCATCTGCACCAAAAAGTGAACCGGATTACACCAGGAACCCTTCATCTCAGTGATGGTCAGGCGATAGCAACTGAAACCATCATCTGGACCGCAGGACTGCAAGCCAGTGCGCCGGAAACCTCTCAAGATTTAGCCAGAGCAACTAAAGAGAAACTGTTTGTCCGTTCAACGCTGCAATTGTTGGAGCATGGCAACGTTTATGCTATCGGTGATCTTGCCTGCGTTGAACAGAAGGGTGAACCCCTGACCGGAGTTGCCCCAGAAGCTCTTCAACAGGGCGTTGCCGTGGCACGAAATATTCGAAGACAACTGCGGGGCAAAGCACCCAAACCCTTTCGCTATTTCAATAAAGGGCGTCTGGCAATTATTGGCTGTTTTTCAGGGGTTGGGAAAATTGGTGGGTTTGCATTTGCAGGCTTCCCCGCCTGGTTGATGTGGCTGGCTGTTCACCTGGTTTATCTGCCGGGCTACCGTAGTCGTCTGATGGTGTTGCTCTCCTGGCTCCACACCTATCTGTCAGGCGATCGCGCCGTTCGCCTGATTTTGTCTCCCAGACGTACTACAGTGCACAATCGTCAAATACACCAAACTGTGAAATCATTGGAGGTATCCCCATGACTGCAAGTAGAACTTACGCAGGCTTAAAGGTTGGAGATGTAGCGATCGCCTACTTGCTGTTACGAATTCTAATTGGTGTCAATTACTTCAATCATGGATTTACTCGCATTTTCAATATTCCTGGGTTTGTTGAAGATACTGTTAAAACCCTCGAAGGCTCTTACTTCCCAGAGTTTTTAGTCAGAATTAATTCCTTTCTCGTTCCTCCGGTGGAACTGATTGTCGGTATTTTGATCACCATTGGCTTATTTACACGCGGCTCTCTGATCGCCACCTTTATTTTGATGATCATTCTGAAACTGGGTGTCACCTCTATTCAGAACTGGGGAGCCGCCACTTCCATGATTTCTTACGGTCTGGTGCTGTTTATTCTATTAGCAGGTGCCGGTTTCAATACCTATTCCCTTGATCAGTGGCTAAATCGCAATCGAAAAAGTGCAACTTTAGATGACCAGGCTAAACCGGGAATGTTTAGCTTCGCCACTCAGTTCTGGGCAAAACGCCCTCACCGCAGGCGTTTACCATCTGTTACCAGCTTTAGATAAAGTGTCAGGTCAGATTTTATCCATTTTGAGTAACAGGAGTACTCTGTAGAAGAATGGGGCGAGATGAAAATACCTTGTTTTCACGGCTCTGCCTGGAAATGGCAAATCTGAGGCTCTGCCTCCCTACACTACTTTGATGACGCAGGCATTGTCCACCAGGCGATCGCATAGGTTTGAGTGGCTTCATTGACCCGATTTTGAAACACAACTCGAATCTTATAGCGATCTGTCTTGGGAATCTGATAGAAGATATGTTCCACACTGTCCACCTCACTGACTGATGACCAGATGCTGCGGCGAATGTCATCATCATCTGCCCGCATCAGATAGAGGTCGAGATTGTTCAGCCCGCGATCGCGAAAACTTTCTCCCAGATCAAACTCATCGTTCCGATTTTTGTCCACCAGCTCCACTAACCGATTCCAGACCAGCGTTACAGACACAAAACTATCCTTCTGTAAGGGCTTTTCCAGGACGTAATCTCGAAAGGACGGAACGGCAGTGTGGGGAGCAGGGAGGGCAGTGGCGGAAGTGAGATGGCTTCTCTTTTCTTCTGCCCCTCCACCCGGTTGCCCCTGTGCTCCCCGGCTCCTCTGCCCTGCTGCTTCCTGGCTCACTGCCCGGTAATCCCATCCAATGGCTGGAACGGGTGACTCCGGACTCCACTGACCAGGGCTGAACTGTTGATAGGCTCGGAAGGCATTCAGTTGTCCAGTTCCCATCTGGATATTAAGGGGAATTTTGCGGTCCTTAAAGGCATCAGACTGCACCCAGGAACGGTTATTTTTATCCAGGATGGTGCGGGTCATCTTCAGGTTGAGGCCTGTGCCTTCATCCTTAATTTTGTCCGTTGAGTTGAGCAGCACCGCCTTCATCACCTCCTGGCGGCGGGCATCCAGAGTCCAGGGCAGGGTGCAACCAGGCGTTTTGGAGCAACTGACCCGCAACTGGCGATCGCCATATTCCTGAAGCAGGGCAGCCGTTGCCGTCACATGGGGAGCAGCAAAGCTGGTCCCACTCGACCGGTTCAGCGTTCCATTCAGGGACACCATCTCAATCTCATTTCCTGGAGCCACCAACCCGATCGCCCGTCGCGGTCCCACATTGCTCTCAATCCCTTCAATCGCAGACCCTGAACCGGATGGATCGCCCAAATTGGCAAAATCAACCTTCCTGAACAATCCTTGCAGACGGGTTGTAAACGCGACATTAATCCCGTTGTAATTGTCCGTTGGAATTGAAATGCCCCCTTTTCCCTGATTGCCTGCCACTACATACAGGACATTATGGACCCGGGCAGACCAGTCCACACACTGAGTCAGTAATGCATTTCCATCCAGCAGAGGCTTGGGGCGCGGGTCCTGCCGCAGCGCTTCACCAAAGCTAAAGTTAATTGCCCGCACGTCTCCACCATTCTGCATGGCAATATGCTGGGCAGACAGACACTCTTCCGGCTGACCGTAGCGTTTGGGAGTCCCCGCTGCCGAGGAATAGAGCCGCGCCCCTGGAGCTACCCCCCGCATCGCCTTGGCTGAACTGATCATAATGCTGGCGACATTCTGGGCATGACCATCTACGTTGGTATTAATCCGGGGGGATGCATTGCGGTAAAACACCCGATGAATGGACATTGCCTGGTTGCGGGCAACCGCTTTGTCAATCCCAAATTGGCCGGGACGCCCAATCTCAACCTGTCCGATCGCAATTTTGCGTCCTGTTAAGTGATAGGGAGAATGGTGTAACCGGATGGCATCAATCCCCGCCTCCCCAACTGAGCTGGAACGGAGCGGATCCGCGGCTGCCACAGTCTTTCCCAGACAAACCGATAGCAAACCCAGTGTCACCCATGCCAATGAATGGAGAAATTGCTGCCGCGCCACAAATGCCTCTCTGCAAAAGTTTTAGGGGAATGAAGGAACCCGTCCGGGATCAAATCCTGAGAATGGTTCAGGACTCTTATCACATTTTGTTAAAATAATTACCAAGCAAGCACCGTTAGGAGACACTGCCAGTCATGACCCAACCCCAATCCAGTAAATCTGTTGTTGTTGCTCCATCTATCTTATCAGCCGATTTTAGCCGCCTGGGAGAAGAAGTTCGTGCCGTTGATGCCGCTGGGGCAGATTGGATTCATGTCGATGTCATGGATGGTCGGTTCGTCCCCAATATCACGATTGGTCCCCTGATTGTGGAGGCTCTCCGTCCAGTAACCCAGAAGCCGCTGGATGTTCACCTGATGATTGTGGAACCAGAAAAGTACATTGCCGATTTTGCCAAAGCAGGGGCAGATCATATTCTGGTGCACGCCGAGTCCAGCTCTACCAATCACATTCACCGTGCTCTGGGACAGATTAAGGAACTGGGTAAGAAAGCGGGTGCGGTGCTGAATCCCGGTAGTTCCCTGGAACTGCTGGAGTATGTGCTTGATCTGTGCGATATTGTGCTGATTATGAGCGTCAACCCAGGATTTGGGGGACAGAGCTTTATTGAATCGGCTGTGCCCAAGATCCGCCAGTTGCGTCAGATGTGTGATGAGCGAGGACTTGATCCCTGGATTGAAGTGGATGGTGGTTTGAAAGCCAGTAATACCTGGAAGGTGCTGGAAGCAGGAGCCAACGCGATTGTGGCTGGTTCTGCTGTCTTCAAAGCTAAGGACTATGCAGCGGAGATTGCCGGTATTCGCAACAGTAAGCGCCCTGCCCCTGAACTGGCCAAAGTTTAAGCCTGTTCAGGCAATCAGGGGTTTTATCACCGATTTATATCACCACAGAGGCACAGAGGCCACGGAGAAGTGGCTCTGTGTTCTCTGTGCCTCTGCGGTAAAACTGTGGAATTTCCGGTTTATTTATGCCCACTCCTAAGGAACCGTTGGGGTTGGCGTACCGCCTGAAACGTCTCCCGCAGGCGGCTGCCCGGTCGCTGGCGGAATTTGATATTGGTCTGGATTGAAGGTCGGTAAGGGGCTGGGTGTGCCAAAGGGATTGTAAGGAGTGAGGGTAGGGCTGACACCGGGAGGAAACCCAGGACCAGGGGT is from Leptothermofonsia sichuanensis E412 and encodes:
- the rpe gene encoding ribulose-phosphate 3-epimerase — translated: MTQPQSSKSVVVAPSILSADFSRLGEEVRAVDAAGADWIHVDVMDGRFVPNITIGPLIVEALRPVTQKPLDVHLMIVEPEKYIADFAKAGADHILVHAESSSTNHIHRALGQIKELGKKAGAVLNPGSSLELLEYVLDLCDIVLIMSVNPGFGGQSFIESAVPKIRQLRQMCDERGLDPWIEVDGGLKASNTWKVLEAGANAIVAGSAVFKAKDYAAEIAGIRNSKRPAPELAKV
- a CDS encoding S8 family serine peptidase, giving the protein MARQQFLHSLAWVTLGLLSVCLGKTVAAADPLRSSSVGEAGIDAIRLHHSPYHLTGRKIAIGQVEIGRPGQFGIDKAVARNQAMSIHRVFYRNASPRINTNVDGHAQNVASIMISSAKAMRGVAPGARLYSSAAGTPKRYGQPEECLSAQHIAMQNGGDVRAINFSFGEALRQDPRPKPLLDGNALLTQCVDWSARVHNVLYVVAGNQGKGGISIPTDNYNGINVAFTTRLQGLFRKVDFANLGDPSGSGSAIEGIESNVGPRRAIGLVAPGNEIEMVSLNGTLNRSSGTSFAAPHVTATAALLQEYGDRQLRVSCSKTPGCTLPWTLDARRQEVMKAVLLNSTDKIKDEGTGLNLKMTRTILDKNNRSWVQSDAFKDRKIPLNIQMGTGQLNAFRAYQQFSPGQWSPESPVPAIGWDYRAVSQEAAGQRSRGAQGQPGGGAEEKRSHLTSATALPAPHTAVPSFRDYVLEKPLQKDSFVSVTLVWNRLVELVDKNRNDEFDLGESFRDRGLNNLDLYLMRADDDDIRRSIWSSVSEVDSVEHIFYQIPKTDRYKIRVVFQNRVNEATQTYAIAWWTMPASSK
- a CDS encoding ATP-binding protein → MMQATPWYEANSRYLLTAIDWLRLRLQRMMPDTTVTEEAIARAREQMVNAAMTDPPPALITLSSVLGLTEFEQSLLLLCAAMELDTEITSFCARIQGESQRYPTYALALGLFDQPVWDVVSPERPLRSWRLIEIHQSGVNPLTVSPLKADERIVNYLKGLNYLDDRLSSLLSPVTIPVTAESPSQLLSPSQQQVAKEIARQVDAISHWHQVPLIHLLGSDRTSKQLIALSVAAQMEMPLYRMRVELLPTHASELETLIRLWQREMQLFPVALYLDGQAIEGSHPNNAAAALRAFLDSTHGLFFLDLREQSGTFDQPMLSFEVAKPTPIEQWQTWQQILGNQETTAVLASQFNLNLSEILQIASTAQAESAPSRSATDRLWQGCLVRTRPRLDTLAQRLDTRATWDDLVLPAAETALLQQIASQIRHRSTVYDEWGFRSRMNRGLGVNALFAGESGTGKTMAAEVIANELRLNLYRIDLSSVVSKYIGETEKNLRKLFDAAEDGGAILFFDEADALFGKRSEVKDSHDRYANIEINYLLQRIEAYSGLAILATNLKASMDSAFLRRLRFIVNFPFPSQADRQRMWEKVFPPQLPKASDLDYAWLGRMQLTGGSIINIALNAAFAAAASPERQITMPLVLAAARSEFRKLDRPVNEADFNWKAPAPVGAS
- a CDS encoding DoxX family protein; amino-acid sequence: MTASRTYAGLKVGDVAIAYLLLRILIGVNYFNHGFTRIFNIPGFVEDTVKTLEGSYFPEFLVRINSFLVPPVELIVGILITIGLFTRGSLIATFILMIILKLGVTSIQNWGAATSMISYGLVLFILLAGAGFNTYSLDQWLNRNRKSATLDDQAKPGMFSFATQFWAKRPHRRRLPSVTSFR
- a CDS encoding NAD(P)/FAD-dependent oxidoreductase; the protein is MLKHPRIVVIGAGFGGLQAAQSLANSGADVLLIDRNNYHLFVPLLYQVATAQLAPDLVAYPIRTILRRATNLQFLQAEVQKIDFSEQIIKVGDAVVPYNFLVLATGSQTRYLGVPGAAEYAFSMRTLEEAVALRNHLFSCFEQASHEPDPVRRERLLTVAIVGGGATGVEMAGALIEMFRTLRKDYPTLDWQQVRLLLVQSGDRLLPDLPRQLGEYTCKRLRQLGVEVHLHQKVNRITPGTLHLSDGQAIATETIIWTAGLQASAPETSQDLARATKEKLFVRSTLQLLEHGNVYAIGDLACVEQKGEPLTGVAPEALQQGVAVARNIRRQLRGKAPKPFRYFNKGRLAIIGCFSGVGKIGGFAFAGFPAWLMWLAVHLVYLPGYRSRLMVLLSWLHTYLSGDRAVRLILSPRRTTVHNRQIHQTVKSLEVSP